One genomic region from Henningerozyma blattae CBS 6284 chromosome 2, complete genome encodes:
- the ALG13 gene encoding N-acetylglucosaminyldiphosphodolichol N-acetylglucosaminyltransferase catalytic subunit ALG13 (similar to Saccharomyces cerevisiae ALG13 (YGL047W); ancestral locus Anc_4.58), producing the protein MKTAFVTCGATAPFPQLIDSVLTDHVLTILNKTWGVQRVVIQHGALYSETQFKDTVSKVFQDTQYTSAKDNSECRELGCPSLTSAHVTTTVGNSLYLVGIAYSSQVTTILSNADTVVAIAHAGTGSILDAFGAQVPLCVVPNPYLQDNHQQEIAIRLSKMNRLTATERPTSKDLAVALLSLHDHMVNASHMTKDESSHVIPQALPGPAEFCRLLAQTATE; encoded by the coding sequence atgaaaacaGCGTTTGTTACATGTGGTGCTACTGCACCTTTTCctcaattaattgattctGTACTGACAGATCACGTGCTAACTATTCTCAATAAAACTTGGGGAGTCCAACGAGTTGTAATACAGCATGGTGCACTTTATTCAGAGACTCAATTCAAGGATACAGTTTCAAAAGTCTTCCAAGACACTCAGTATACCTCTGCGAAAGATAATTCCGAATGTCGTGAACTTGGATGCCCTTCCCTCACGTCTGCGCACGTGACCACTACCGTCGGGAACTCTCTTTATCTGGTGGGCATCGCATATTCATCACAAGTTACAACAATTTTATCCAATGCAGATACAGTTGTAGCAATTGCACATGCTGGAACTGGCTCTATCCTTGATGCATTTGGTGCACAAGTACCACTTTGTGTTGTACCTAATCCTTATCTTCAAGATAATCACCAACAAGAAATTGCAATTAGATTATCTAAGATGAATCGTCTTACGGCTACAGAAAGACCCACTTCCAAAGACCTTGCCGTTGCTCTACTATCATTACATGATCACATGGTAAATGCATCCCACATGACTAAAGATGAGTCTTCACACGTGATACCACAGGCACTCCCGGGGCCGGCGGAGTTTTGCCGGCTGCTAGCTCAAACGGCCACGGAGTAA
- the RPT6 gene encoding proteasome regulatory particle base subunit RPT6 (similar to Saccharomyces cerevisiae RPT6 (YGL048C); ancestral locus Anc_4.57), whose product MATAIQINHHESGIKPYFEQKIQDIELQIRAKTENLRRLEAQRNQLNDKVRFIRDELRLLQEPGSYVGEIIKIISDKRVLVKIQPEGKYIVDVAKDINIKELKPSQRVCLKSDSYLLHKVLKNKSDPLVSLMMVEKVPDSTYDMVGGLTKQIKEIKEVIELPVKHPELFESLGIAQPKGVILYGPPGTGKTLLARAVAHHTDCKFIRVSGAELVQKYIGEGSRMVRELFVMAREHAPSIIFMDEIDSIGSSRVEGGSGGGDSEVQRTMLELLNQLDGFETSKNIKIIMATNRLDILDPALLRPGRIDRKIEFPPPTVAARTEILRIHSRKMNLTRGINLRKIAEKMNGCSGADVKGVCTEAGMYALRERRIHVTQEDFELAVAKVMNKNQETAISVAKLFK is encoded by the coding sequence ATGGCCACAGCTATACAAATAAACCATCATGAAAGTGGTATCAAGccatattttgaacagaAAATTCAAGATATCGAACTTCAAATTAGAGCTAAAACTGAAAATCTACGTAGATTAGAAGCTCAAAGAAATCAACTTAATGATAAAGTGCGCTTCATTAGAGATGAATTACGTCTATTACAAGAGCCTGGTTCATATGTGGGAGAAATTATCAAGATCATCTCTGATAAGAGAGTTCTTGTCAAAATTCAACCGGAAGGTAAATATATTGTAGATGTTGCCAaggatattaatattaaagaattgaagCCCTCTCAAAGAGTTTGTTTGAAAAGTGATTCATATCTATTGCATAAAGTGTTGAAGAATAAATCAGATCCATTAGTCTCTTTGATGATGGTAGAAAAAGTTCCAGATTCCACTTACGATATGGTTGGTGGTCTtacaaaacaaattaaagaaattaaagaagtTATTGAATTACCTGTAAAACATCCAGAATTGTTTGAAAGTTTAGGGATTGCGCAACCAAAGGGGGTCATTCTTTATGGTCCACCAGGTACTGGGAAAACTTTATTAGCAAGAGCTGTGGCTCATCATACTGATTGTAAATTTATAAGAGTCTCAGGTGCAGAATTagttcaaaaatatattggtGAGGGTTCTAGAATGGTTAGAGAATTATTCGTCATGGCAAGAGAGCATGCTCCTTCCATCATATTTATGGATGAAATAGATTCTATTGGTTCCAGTCGTGTAGAAGGTGGTTCCGGTGGTGGAGATTCAGAAGTACAAAGAACAATGttggaattattaaatcaattggaCGGGTTTGAAACTTCcaagaatattaaaattatcatgGCTACAAATCGATTGGATATTCTGGATCCAGCTCTTCTAAGACCTGGGAGAATCGATAGAAAGATTGAATTCCCTCCTCCTACCGTTGCTGCAAGAACAGAAATCTTACGTATTCATTCtagaaaaatgaatttgacAAGGGGTATCAATTTAAGAAAGATTGCAGAAAAGATGAACGGTTGTTCGGGAGCAGATGTAAAAGGTGTTTGTACTGAAGCTGGGATGTATGCTTTAAGAGAAAGAAGAATACATGTCACTCAAGAAGATTTCGAATTAGCCGTAGCTAAGgtaatgaataaaaatcaaGAAACTGCTATTTCGGTGgctaaattatttaaatag
- the TBLA0B09890 gene encoding uncharacterized protein (similar to Saccharomyces cerevisiae TIF4632 (YGL049C) and TIF4631 (YGR162W); ancestral locus Anc_4.56), translating into MDTTTTADDTNISQAEKTRRDFIEQSKLRKAAIEQRKLKEKAEEDAKKVQELEKEKEVQKANDIEKEKEAAAADLSSLSLEELLPKLNQQMSIMEKIKLKKLIKQKETELLTKNDQASSKDAAPQENPKTAPGNESTSQENQVASPEEAVASTDDIPSAADDPSTSDDTSSIDKKQEPLDDGSITYTTLLKFLENAKPIDDIFNFAYPQGIENPDVRYKKDHIKYTYGPAFLLQFKDKVNVTLDNEWASENTAKIVIPAGLNKQNRSRDNSNRFGANSRNNSTSDFRRSGSMRSMDGRNSSKRRSKRGGDDRRSNRSYTSRRDRERENEEKTADETSAVEVAPLVPSANRWVPKSRMKQTEKNMAPDGVTELLTTEEAERNTKSLLNKLTLEKFDPISAKLLAIANQSQWEENGETLQLVIEQVFRKACDEPHWSSMYAQLCGKIVKELNTEIKDTSNEGKTGPKLVLHYLVVRCHTEFEKGWADKLPTKEDGSPLEPEMMSDEYYQIAAAKRRGLGLVRFIGFLYCLNLLTGKMMFECFRRLMKDLNNNPSDETLESVVELLNTVGSQFESDRFTAGQVSLDGSALFDSLFALLQNIIDGNKTSSRISFKLLDVIELRDVKHWNNDKKDEGPKTIQQIHEEEERRRQLKASASSSRQSSRRGHNNSTRNSSRREPVKVSHDDFITTRSGSSRRSQRPQPVQKEELRPTMSSSNMFSALMDNNDDE; encoded by the coding sequence ATGGATACAACAACCACTGCTGATGATACTAATATCTCTCAAGCTGAAAAGACTAGAAGAGACTTTATAGAACAAAGTAAATTAAGAAAAGCTGCCATTgaacaaagaaaattaaaggaaaaagCTGAAGAAGATGCTAAGAAGGTTCAAGAGctagaaaaggaaaaagaagTCCAAAAAGCTAATGACATTGAAAAGGAAAAGGAAGCTGCTGCTGCAGatttatcttcattatcattagaagaattattgcCAAAATTAAACCAACAAATGTCTATTATGGAAAAGataaagttgaaaaaattgattaaacAAAAGGAAActgaattattaactaAAAATGATCAAGCTTCGTCAAAAGATGCAGCTCCTCAAGAAAATCCTAAAACTGCTCCAGGAAATGAATCTACTTCTCAGGAAAATCAAGTAGCTTCTCCAGAAGAGGCTGTTGCTTCTACTGATGATATTCCATCTGCTGCTGATGATCCTTCTACATCCGATGATACTAGTTCTATTGATAAAAAGCAAGAACCTTTAGATGATGGTTCTATTACTTATACCACTCTATTAAAATTCTTAGAAAATGCAAAAccaattgatgatattttcaattttgcTTATCCACAAGGTATTGAAAATCCAGATGTTagatataaaaaagatCATATCAAATATACTTATGGTCCTGCTTTTCTTTTACAATTTAAGGATAAAGTGAATGTTACATTAGATAATGAATGGGCAAGTGAAAATACTGCAAAGATTGTTATTCCAGCAGGTTTAAATAAGCAAAATAGATCAAGagataatagtaatagatTTGGTGCCAATTCTCGTAATAATAGCACTTCTGATTTTAGAAGATCTGGTTCTATGAGAAGTATGGATGGTAGGAATAGTTCCAAAAGAAGATCAAAGAGGGGTGGAGATGATAGAAGATCCAATAGATCTTATACTTCAAGAAGAGATCGTGAAAGGGAAAACGAAGAAAAAACTGCTGATGAAACTTCAGCTGTTGAGGTGGCTCCTCTAGTTCCTTCAGCTAATAGATGGGTTCCGAAATCTAGAATGAAGCAAACAGAAAAGAATATGGCTCCAGATGGTGTTACTGAATTATTAACCACTGAAGAAGCAGAAAGAAATACAAAATCTttgttaaataaattaactttagaaaaatttgaCCCAATTTCCGCCAAATTATTAGCTATTGCAAATCAATCACAATGGGAAGAAAATGGTGAAACTTTACAATTAGTCATTGAACAAGTTTTCCGTAAAGCGTGTGATGAACCTCATTGGTCTTCCATGTATGCACAATTATGTGGTAAAATCgtaaaagaattgaataCAGAGATTAAAGATACCTCTAATGAAGGTAAAACTGGTCCAAAATTAGTTTTACACTATTTAGTTGTTAGATGTCATactgaatttgaaaaaggtTGGGCTGATAAATTACCTACAAAGGAAGATGGTTCTCCATTGGAACCTGAAATGATGTCCGatgaatattatcaaattgcAGCCGCAAAGAGAAGAGGTTTAGGTTTGGTACGTTTTATTGGTTTCttatattgtttaaatttattaacagGTAAAATGATGTTTGAATGTTTCCGTAGATTaatgaaagatttaaataataatccatCTGATGAAACTTTAGAATCTGTGgtagaattattgaatacTGTAGGCTCTCAATTTGAATCTGATAGATTCACTGCTGGCCAAGTCTCCTTAGACGGATCTGCTTTATTCGATAGTTTATTTGCgttattacaaaatatcATTGATGGAAATAAAACTTCTTCAAGAATTAGtttcaaattattggaTGTTATAGAATTAAGAGATGTTAAACATTGGAACAACGATAAGAAAGATGAAGGTCCAAAGACTATTCAACAAATTcatgaagaagaagaaagaagaCGTCAATTGAAAGCTTCTGCATCTAGTTCAAGACAAAGTTCCAGGAGAGGTCATAATAATAGCACTAGAAATTCTTCTAGAAGAGAGCCTGTCAAAGTCTCTCATGATGATTTCATAACAACAAGATCAGGCTCTTCTAGACGCTCTCAAAGACCACAACCAGTccaaaaagaagaattaaggCCTACTATgtcttcttcaaatatgTTTAGTGCATTAATGGATAATAATGACGATGAATAA
- the RTS3 gene encoding Rts3p (similar to Saccharomyces cerevisiae RTS3 (YGR161C); ancestral locus Anc_4.59), translated as MLFFWAALLGAKVTGGYFYIQKNTQKNVLKSVRFVESNVNARSTSISNVGYERKNSNSRNTPTTAEIITSITVSTWPVTNPRIRISRILIVCPAQKLFVKIYHTLQVRRTIRPSAHVTHLMTHSSTQHTSSPTLPQTRPQQRHGIATGHPLRLAARGRPGPTLGLPHGITRRMPPGYLQGHLQGHLQDILNQEFPHCLPNLGLQARMSRETLINQMEMEQECLMIKLLKQIQCLEVENLMIKRQLYKVQKPPTKDPHFILTHSNWKNTPSIRKNRSNLSKNVTYSNTPRSIQSDGCIQNTNIIDHNYNANHPNNNNNNSYKSRRKNSFSPLEASPIEETNLKENLKL; from the coding sequence ATGCTGTTCTTTTGGGCGGCACTACTAGGTGCCAAAGTCACCGGCGGCTATTTCTATATCCAAAAAAACACGCAAAAGAACGTGCTGAAGAGCGTGAGATTCGTAGAGAGCAACGTGAACGCCAGATCGACAAGTATTTCAAACGTAGGTTACGAGAGGAAGAACTCAAACAGCAGAAACACACCCACAACCGCAGAAATAATCACAAGCATAACCGTAAGCACGTGGCCAGTGACAAATCCAAGAATAAGGATTTCGAGGATACTCATAGTCTGTCCAGCTCAGAAACTCTTCGTGAAGATATATCATACTCTACAAGTTCGACGCACCATCCGTCCGAGTGCTCACGTCACGCACCTTATGACCCACAGCAGTACGCAGCACACCAGCTCTCCCACCCTGCCACAGACACGGCCGCAGCAGCGCCACGGCATCGCGACAGGCCACCCCCTACGCCTCGCCGCCAGGGGTCGCCCAGGTCCAACCCTAGGGCTGCCTCATGGGATCACACGCAGGATGCCACCAGGGTATCTCCAAGGCCATCTCCAAGGCCATCTCCAAGACATACTCAACCAAGAGTTTCCTCATTGCCTCCCCAACCTAGGGCTACAAGCCCGCATGTCCCGCGAAACATTGATTAATCAAATGGAAATGGAACAAGAATGCTTAATGatcaaattattgaaacaaATCCAATGCTTAGAagttgaaaatttaatgataaaaaggCAATTGTATAAAGTACAAAAACCTCCTACAAAGGATCCTCATTTTATTCTGACTCATtcaaattggaaaaatacCCCTTCTATACGAAAAAATCGTAGTAATTTATCTAAAAATGTTACATATTCAAACACACCAAGATCGATCCAGTCAGACGGCTGCATTCAAAACACAAACATTATTGATCATAATTATAATGCTAATCACcccaataataataataataacagttACAAATCCCGTCGGAAGAATTCATTTTCTCCTTTGGAAGCTTCTCCAATTGAAGAAActaatttgaaagaaaatttaaaactttaa
- the TBLA0B09850 gene encoding beta strand repeat-containing protein (ancestral locus Anc_4.60): MTNIYPKMKLLLLFTFLILQFSNALDTTTISRKQVFTSYICPSCVTTTILNEEPRFTSSPIQTTTSTIIQCTKFVTETATVTTVYSNCATQTIGNTSTFTFIESASTVTEQGPTVTVTLSASTVTEHGSTTTVIESASTVTLSASTVTEQGPTVTEHGSTTTVTESASTVTLCASTVTEQGPTVTLSASTVTEHGSTTTVTQPASTVTMRASTVTEHGSTTIITKPASTVTLSVLTATFTPSASTVTEHGSTITITEHGSTTTVIPSTSTVTLSAPTITKNVTLSQETKTMTILSSIPPTTVTINSTLLPKTETVTLETTLPPITITVNSTLLPNTETVILKTTIPPSTQIITVNSSIYETITVNSSLPPVTITIDTTLPPSTQIVTINSTLPQITETVTVNSTLPQITETVTVNSTLTPSTETITVNSSVPPVTITINSTLEPSTQTVTINSSIIETVTINSSIIETVTMNSSITKIVTVKSSVPPVTITVNPTFNPNTQTVTVNSTLAPSTKIITVNSSVLPVTVTLNSSIIETKTIISTTTLSDHVQYINNTITITADGSCAIPTTTTEEISILEKTVVTTIPTFIIESNNITNTISKTTEIISTNIISSTFTINTVVTNTIPTTEIQKQFSTIIYNSTNTITTFQTVETIVPITSELIISTTQQLPNNPSQYTTILATIPTTFDTTNTITHDVTSCEVIPRTSTYTNIVTSIASLTNTTAQPDLPSSIDAISKPEPTSTITETLPTIVEQVSFSTLSSSSIPTHSYPVTVSQFEGSASHIKGSFALILLALIAFF; encoded by the coding sequence ATGACAAATATATACCctaaaatgaaattattattactctTCACATTTTTAATCTTACAATTTTCTAATGCCTTAGATACTACTACTATTTCAAGAAAACAAGTGTTTACATCATATATCTGCCCTTCATGTGttacaacaacaatactTAATGAAGAACCTCGATTCACTTCTTCCCCCATACAAACAACTACAAGTACTATCATACAATGTACAAAGTTTGTTACAGAAACCGCTACTGTTACTACTGTTTATTCAAACTGTGCTACTCAAACAATTGGAAACACTTCtacatttacatttatAGAAAGTGCTTCAACTGTTACTGAACAAGGACCTACAGTTACGGTTACATTAAGTGCTTCCACAGTTACTGAACATGGCTCTACAACTACAGTTATAGAATCTGCATCTACAGTGACTCTAAGTGCTTCCACAGTCACTGAACAAGGACCTACAGTTACTGAACATGGCTCTACAACTACAGTTACAGAATCTGCATCTACAGTGACTCTATGTGCATCAACTGTTACTGAACAAGGGCCTACAGTTACATTGAGTGCTTCTACAGTTACCGAACATGGCTCTACAACTACAGTTACACAACCAGCCTCTACAGTGACTATGAGGGCATCAACTGTTACAGAACATGGTTCTACAACCATTATTACAAAGCCAGCTTCCACAGTAACTCTAAGTGTTCTAACTGCTACATTTACTCCTAGTGCATCAACAGTTACAGAGCATGGGTCTACAATTACAATCACAGAGCATGGTTCTACAACTACCGTTATTCCTAGCACATCCACAGTAACCCTCAGTGCACCCACAATTACCAAAAATGTAACTTTATCTCAAGAAACGAAAACAATGACtattttatcatcaataCCTCCAACGACAGTTACAATCAATTCTACTTTACTCCCAAAAACAGAAACAGTTACTTTGGAAACAACTTTACCGCCAATAACAATTACTGTTAACTCCACTTTATTACCAAACACAGAGACAGTTATTTTGAAAACAACTATCCCTCCAAGTACACAGATAATTACTGTTAACTCTTCTATTTATGAGACAATCACCGTTAATTCCTCTTTACCACCTGTCACCATCACAATCGATACTACACTTCCTCCAAGTACTCAAATAGTTACTATTAACTCTACTTTACCTCAAATCACTGAAACAGTTACTGTAAACTCTACTTTGCCACAAATAACCGAAACAGTTACCGTGAATTCCACTCTCACACCAAGTACTGAAACAATAACTGTTAATTCTTCAGTTCCTCCAGTTACTATCACAATAAATTCTACTCTTGAACCAAGTACCCAAACAGTTACAATAAACTCCTCTATCATCGAAACAGTTACAATAAACTCTTCTATCATTGAAACAGTTACAATGAATTCCTCTATTACCAAGATAGTTACAGTAAAATCTTCAGTTCCACCCGTCACCATCACTGTTAACCCCACATTCAATCCAAATACTCAAACAGTCACGGTAAACTCCACCTTGGCACCAAGtactaaaattattacagtCAACTCTTCAGTTCTACCTGTCACTGTTACTCTCAACTCCTCAATTAttgaaacaaaaacaatCATTTCGACTACTACTTTGTCTGATCATGTTCAAtacattaataatacaattacaattacAGCAGATGGCTCTTGTGCTATaccaacaacaacaaccgaggaaatttcaattttggaaaaaacaGTAGTTACTACAATTCCAACTTTCATTATTGAATCAAATAACATAACAAATACAATTTCTAAAACCACTGAAATAATTTCCaccaatattatttcttctacCTTTACGATAAATACAGTTGTTACGAATACTATTCCAACCACAGAGAttcaaaaacaattttCTACTATAATTTACAATAGTACCAATACTATAACCACATTCCAAACTGTTGAGACTATTGTTCCTATAACCTCTGAACTAATTATCTCAACGACTCAACAACTTCCAAATAATCCATCTCAGTATACAACTATACTTGCTACTATTCCAACTACTTTCGATACAACTAATACAATAACTCACGACGTAACTAGTTGCGAAGTTATTCCACGAACATCAACATATACAAATATAGTTACTTCTATCGCATCACTTACAAACACTACAGCCCAACCTGATCTACCTTCTTCAATAGATGCCATTTCTAAACCAGAACCAACATCTACTATAACTGAAACATTACCAACTATTGTTGAACAAGTTTCATTCTCAACATTATCTAGCTCCTCCATTCCAACTCATTCTTACCCAGTAACAGTGTCACAATTTGAAGGCAGCGCTTCTCACATTAAGGGTTCGTTTGCTTTGATTCTATTAGCCTTGAttgcatttttttaa